In the Klebsiella aerogenes KCTC 2190 genome, one interval contains:
- the tssF gene encoding type VI secretion system baseplate subunit TssF has product MDDLTLRYFDAEMRYLREAGEEFARAHPDRAAALNLDKAGARDPYVERLFEGFAFLMGRLREKLDDDLPELTGGLVSMIWPHYLRTIPSLAMVEFSVDWREMKEPQRLKKGTEVISRPIGETGTRCRYTTTQPLTLQPLALSRASVRAQADGRQAICLRFDCSALVDWRALDLSRIPLYLNADAPLACALHEALTLNVARIGIRLAGEADSRPLAAHFAVCGFGHDDALLPQSGGFSGYQLLLEYFSFREKFMSVALCGLENMTFPDAPGWFEIEVVLDKPWPQEYALSEKHLRLHCSPVINLFPLESDPLHLDSLQSEYLLRPMRVQDGHTEIYSVESVTSSRLSGTQAYVPFTSFRHKGGMLRHDAPEYYYHTRVKRGPSGLHDTWLTLGGEAFDQHRVPQNETLSLSLIGTNGQLPRRALQSTLLDTVVKSTTSRLQVRNLSAPTLPCYPPDRDRFHWRVLSHLGSSFLWMMDNAEVLRGALALYDWTDNEMNRRRLLAIVDVSHCEVERFAEGHFLRGVQIEVTLDGNGFAGHGDICLFGEMLNRFFALYTDIHLFNRLILILQPTGERLEWQENHKRRIPG; this is encoded by the coding sequence ATGGACGATTTAACTCTGCGTTATTTTGACGCTGAAATGCGCTATCTGCGTGAGGCTGGCGAGGAGTTTGCCCGCGCCCATCCCGATCGCGCCGCGGCGTTAAACCTCGATAAAGCCGGCGCCCGCGATCCCTATGTTGAGCGCCTGTTCGAAGGTTTTGCTTTCCTGATGGGGCGGCTGCGCGAAAAGCTCGACGACGACCTGCCGGAGCTGACCGGCGGGCTGGTGAGTATGATCTGGCCGCATTATCTCCGTACCATTCCGTCGCTGGCGATGGTGGAGTTCAGCGTCGACTGGCGGGAGATGAAAGAGCCGCAGCGGCTGAAGAAGGGAACGGAAGTGATCTCCCGGCCCATCGGCGAGACGGGCACCCGCTGCCGTTACACCACGACCCAGCCGCTAACCTTACAGCCGCTCGCGCTCTCCCGCGCCAGCGTCAGGGCGCAGGCCGACGGCCGCCAGGCGATTTGTCTGCGTTTTGACTGTAGCGCGTTGGTGGACTGGCGGGCGCTCGACCTGAGCCGTATTCCGTTGTATCTGAATGCCGACGCGCCATTGGCCTGCGCGCTGCATGAAGCGCTGACCCTGAATGTGGCACGCATCGGCATACGCCTGGCGGGGGAGGCCGATAGCAGGCCGCTGGCGGCCCATTTTGCCGTTTGCGGTTTTGGCCATGATGATGCGCTGCTGCCCCAAAGCGGCGGGTTCAGCGGCTACCAGTTGCTGCTGGAGTATTTCAGCTTTCGTGAAAAGTTTATGTCGGTCGCGCTGTGCGGGCTGGAGAATATGACGTTTCCTGATGCGCCGGGATGGTTTGAGATCGAGGTCGTGCTGGATAAACCGTGGCCGCAGGAGTATGCGTTGTCAGAGAAACATCTGCGTTTACACTGCAGCCCGGTTATTAACCTGTTCCCGCTGGAGTCGGATCCGCTGCATCTGGATTCACTACAAAGTGAGTATCTGCTGCGCCCCATGCGCGTCCAGGATGGACACACCGAAATCTATTCGGTGGAGTCCGTCACTTCCTCCCGCCTTTCCGGCACCCAGGCGTATGTGCCGTTTACCAGTTTTCGCCACAAAGGCGGCATGTTGCGCCATGATGCGCCGGAATATTATTACCACACGCGCGTTAAACGTGGCCCGTCCGGGCTGCATGATACCTGGCTGACGCTGGGCGGCGAGGCGTTTGACCAGCATCGCGTGCCGCAGAATGAAACTCTGTCATTGAGCCTGATCGGCACCAACGGCCAGCTGCCGCGGCGGGCGCTGCAAAGCACGCTGCTGGACACGGTGGTCAAATCCACGACGTCGCGGCTCCAGGTGCGCAATCTCAGCGCGCCGACGTTGCCGTGTTATCCACCGGATCGCGACCGTTTTCACTGGCGGGTGCTGAGCCATCTCGGCAGCAGCTTCCTGTGGATGATGGATAACGCCGAGGTGTTGCGCGGCGCGCTGGCGTTGTACGACTGGACGGACAACGAAATGAACCGCCGTCGCCTGCTGGCGATCGTCGACGTGAGCCACTGTGAGGTGGAACGTTTTGCCGAGGGGCACTTTCTACGCGGCGTGCAGATAGAGGTGACGCTCGACGGTAACGGCTTCGCCGGGCACGGCGACATCTGCCTGTTTGGCGAGATGCTCAACCGCTTCTTTGCCCTGTATACCGACATCCATCTGTTTAATCGTCTGATTCTGATACTGCAACCTACCGGAGAGCGTCTCGAATGGCAGGAGAACCACAAACGCCGCATTCCCGGCTGA
- a CDS encoding ImcF-related family protein yields the protein MFKEKNAAVMTVAATATLCLAVWTTVVLLSGLGWWNWHANRTLQWTAIREIVTVCGLIWAYGLCLWILGFIAFHLFIRQKADGQQRQTQTFISQQTKPAQPFASLKHFLRRRYGRLWRNKVRLLWVAGEAAQIAAIAPGLAQQQWLEGRGTVLIHGGSLSATVDIERLSALRRLRGRRPLDGIVLALDNAQATAATLDGYLRTLEQVAQVLRYQPPVYLWQLHDSDWPQDTRITQTLGALFPPRAVPQDVERQLRAILPAMLAQGTQQLCADSSHDYLLRVAKWLKEGGISGWKTLLTPWLTGHLQQIPLRGLLFSPSLKAEEAVDNGLYPHRWPAPAVWQGIIADCGRARGVPVGVAWRPSLGVGLLALIALWAAGSLLSFIVNRQQIVSATQRVQLLRQPVVNDQQLIDLQVLRNDIGRLQNQLANGTPWYQRFGLNHNAPLSAALLPWYGRANQRLIRDAAAQALTRQLTVLVNLPPRSPQRAQLAKAGYDQLKAYLMMARPDKADAAFYRQAMTAAQQTCQGVAPALWQSIAPDLWGFYMDNLPSQPTWRITPDAVLVTQARQVLLAQIGRRNAESTLYENMLLQVRRNYADMTLEDMTPQTNASRLFTTEEVVPGMFTRQAWEGGVREAIDKAVATRRDEIDWVLSDSRQTVSGDVSPEALKQRLTDRYFTDFAGAWLGFLNSIRLNPARNIADVTDQLTLAGDVRQSPLIALMNTLAWQGQTGQQREGVADSLVKSAKNLLDKDKQPFIDQQAGGARGPLESTFGPLLALMGKNPSQSVVAADSTLSLQTWLTRLTRVRLRLQQVANAPDPQAMMQQLAQTVFQGKSVDLTDTQEYGSLVAASLGEEWSGFGQTMFVQPLTQAWETVLQPSAASLNEAWQRSVVANWHSAFDGRYPFAAGKNDVSLPMLAAFIRRDSGRIDQFLARQLGGVLNREGSRWVADSAHSQGLTFNPAFLKAINQLSSLSDILFTDGSQGMGFELQGVATPGIVETQLTLDGQNLHYFNQLAEWKSFRWPGTINKPGAMLSWSSVAAGARLLANDSGPWGTLRMLERMKRQQIGDGLFRLTVNTPDNRQLQWLLRTELGDGPLALLKLRNFTLPTQIFIVEASQAEPFADGDVEE from the coding sequence GATACTGGGCTTTATTGCTTTCCACCTGTTTATCAGGCAAAAAGCCGATGGGCAACAGCGTCAGACGCAGACTTTTATTAGCCAGCAGACAAAACCGGCGCAGCCGTTTGCGTCCTTAAAGCACTTTCTCCGTCGCCGCTACGGCCGATTGTGGCGCAATAAGGTCCGCCTGCTGTGGGTCGCTGGCGAGGCGGCGCAGATTGCCGCCATCGCTCCAGGCCTTGCGCAACAGCAATGGCTGGAGGGCCGCGGTACGGTGCTAATTCACGGCGGTAGCCTGTCGGCGACGGTGGATATCGAGCGGCTCAGCGCCCTGCGTCGGCTGCGCGGCCGCCGGCCGCTGGATGGTATCGTGCTGGCGCTGGACAATGCTCAGGCCACCGCCGCGACCCTGGACGGGTATTTGCGAACGCTGGAGCAGGTTGCGCAGGTTCTGCGCTACCAGCCGCCGGTCTATCTGTGGCAACTCCACGACAGCGACTGGCCGCAGGATACGCGCATTACCCAGACGCTGGGGGCGTTGTTCCCGCCGCGGGCCGTCCCGCAGGATGTTGAACGGCAGCTTCGCGCCATTCTGCCCGCCATGCTGGCGCAGGGGACCCAGCAGTTGTGCGCTGATTCGTCCCACGATTACCTGCTGCGTGTCGCTAAATGGCTGAAGGAGGGTGGTATCAGCGGCTGGAAGACGCTACTGACGCCGTGGCTTACCGGGCATCTGCAACAGATCCCGCTCCGTGGTCTGCTGTTCAGCCCCTCGTTAAAGGCGGAAGAAGCGGTGGACAATGGGCTCTATCCCCACCGTTGGCCGGCCCCGGCCGTCTGGCAGGGGATCATCGCAGACTGCGGCCGCGCGCGCGGCGTGCCGGTGGGGGTGGCGTGGCGCCCCTCCCTCGGCGTCGGCCTGCTGGCGCTGATTGCTCTGTGGGCGGCGGGAAGCCTGCTCTCTTTTATCGTCAACCGCCAGCAAATTGTCAGCGCCACCCAGCGGGTACAGCTGCTGCGGCAGCCCGTCGTTAACGACCAGCAGCTGATCGATTTGCAGGTGCTGCGCAACGATATCGGCCGTCTACAGAATCAGCTCGCCAACGGCACGCCCTGGTATCAGCGCTTTGGTCTTAATCATAATGCGCCGCTTTCTGCCGCGCTGCTGCCGTGGTATGGGCGGGCTAACCAGCGCCTGATCCGCGACGCCGCGGCGCAGGCGCTGACCCGGCAACTGACGGTGTTGGTCAACCTGCCGCCGCGCAGCCCGCAGCGGGCGCAGCTGGCGAAAGCGGGTTATGACCAGTTAAAGGCCTATCTGATGATGGCGCGTCCGGACAAAGCCGATGCGGCGTTTTACCGCCAGGCAATGACCGCGGCGCAGCAGACGTGTCAGGGAGTCGCCCCGGCGCTATGGCAGAGCATCGCCCCCGATTTATGGGGCTTCTATATGGACAACTTGCCGTCGCAGCCGACGTGGAGAATCACCCCGGACGCCGTGCTGGTGACGCAAGCGCGTCAGGTGCTGCTGGCGCAAATCGGGCGGCGCAACGCCGAAAGCACACTTTACGAGAACATGCTGCTGCAGGTGCGCCGTAACTATGCCGACATGACGCTGGAAGACATGACGCCGCAGACCAATGCCAGCCGGTTGTTTACCACGGAAGAGGTGGTGCCGGGGATGTTTACCCGTCAGGCGTGGGAGGGCGGCGTGCGCGAGGCGATCGATAAGGCGGTGGCGACCAGGCGCGATGAGATCGACTGGGTGCTGAGCGATAGCCGCCAGACCGTCAGCGGCGACGTCTCCCCGGAGGCGTTGAAACAGCGGCTGACCGATCGTTATTTCACCGATTTCGCCGGGGCGTGGTTGGGTTTTCTCAATAGCATCCGCTTGAATCCGGCGCGCAATATTGCCGATGTGACCGATCAGTTGACGTTGGCGGGCGACGTTCGTCAGTCGCCGCTGATTGCGTTGATGAATACCCTTGCCTGGCAGGGGCAGACCGGGCAGCAGCGTGAGGGCGTGGCGGATTCGCTGGTGAAATCGGCAAAAAATCTACTCGATAAGGATAAGCAGCCGTTTATCGACCAGCAGGCCGGCGGCGCGCGCGGCCCGCTGGAGAGTACCTTTGGGCCGCTGCTGGCGCTGATGGGCAAAAATCCCTCTCAAAGCGTGGTCGCCGCAGACAGCACCCTCAGTTTACAGACCTGGCTGACGCGCCTGACCCGCGTACGCCTGCGGCTCCAGCAGGTGGCAAACGCCCCCGACCCGCAGGCGATGATGCAGCAGCTGGCGCAGACCGTGTTCCAGGGTAAAAGCGTCGACCTGACCGACACCCAGGAGTACGGCAGCCTGGTGGCGGCCAGCCTCGGCGAAGAGTGGAGCGGTTTCGGCCAGACCATGTTCGTCCAGCCGCTGACGCAGGCCTGGGAAACGGTGCTGCAGCCATCGGCTGCCAGCCTGAACGAGGCGTGGCAGCGTTCTGTGGTCGCTAACTGGCATTCGGCTTTCGACGGCCGCTATCCGTTTGCCGCGGGCAAAAACGATGTCTCGCTACCGATGCTGGCGGCATTCATCCGTCGCGATAGCGGGCGAATCGACCAGTTTCTTGCCCGACAGTTGGGCGGCGTGCTCAACCGGGAGGGTAGCCGCTGGGTGGCCGATAGCGCGCACAGTCAGGGGCTGACTTTCAATCCGGCCTTCCTGAAGGCGATTAATCAACTGAGTTCCTTGTCCGACATCCTGTTTACCGACGGCAGTCAGGGAATGGGGTTTGAACTACAGGGGGTGGCGACGCCGGGCATTGTTGAAACGCAACTCACCCTCGACGGCCAGAATCTGCACTACTTTAACCAGCTTGCCGAATGGAAAAGTTTCCGCTGGCCGGGGACTATCAACAAACCCGGCGCGATGCTGAGCTGGAGCTCAGTGGCGGCGGGCGCTCGGCTATTGGCGAACGACAGCGGCCCGTGGGGCACGCTGCGTATGCTGGAGAGAATGAAGCGCCAGCAGATCGGCGATGGGCTGTTTCGTCTGACGGTCAATACGCCGGATAACCGGCAACTGCAGTGGCTGCTGCGTACCGAACTCGGCGATGGCCCGCTGGCGTTGCTGAAACTGCGAAACTTCACGTTGCCGACACAGATTTTCATCGTGGAGGCCTCCCAAGCAGAACCGTTTGCCGACGGTGACGTAGAGGAATAA